One region of Chryseobacterium muglaense genomic DNA includes:
- a CDS encoding DUF6624 domain-containing protein: protein MKIKKILFSILTALVLMISIFLYMNKDKFVYVGSVDIIEVDCSKKLQILSQVLESDQRIRKANKPLKYAKEDHRNQELVISIIEKCGMPTLKEVGQRRMDAIWLGLQHSTEEIRKKYFPQIEKAVENGDLSKGQYALMKDRILMDEGKPQIYGSQIKNGKLYTLENPETVNERRKEMGMEPIEDYLKNFNIQFNPN, encoded by the coding sequence ATGAAGATAAAAAAAATATTATTCAGCATATTAACCGCTCTTGTTTTAATGATATCAATATTCCTTTATATGAATAAGGATAAATTTGTCTATGTAGGTTCAGTAGATATTATTGAAGTCGATTGCAGCAAAAAACTTCAAATCTTGAGCCAAGTTTTAGAAAGCGACCAAAGGATTAGAAAAGCAAATAAACCCCTCAAATACGCTAAAGAAGATCATAGGAATCAGGAATTAGTGATTAGCATTATTGAAAAGTGTGGTATGCCAACATTAAAGGAGGTGGGTCAACGACGAATGGATGCAATATGGTTGGGACTGCAACATAGTACTGAAGAAATCAGAAAAAAGTATTTTCCACAAATAGAGAAAGCGGTTGAAAATGGAGACTTATCTAAAGGACAGTACGCATTGATGAAAGATAGGATTTTAATGGACGAAGGAAAACCCCAAATATATGGTTCACAAATAAAAAATGGTAAATTGTATACATTAGAAAATCCTGAAACTGTGAACGAAAGAAGAAAAGAAATGGGAATGGAACCAATAGAGGATTATTTAAAGAATTTCAACATTCAGTTCAATCCGAATTAA
- a CDS encoding DUF6624 domain-containing protein gives MKIKKILFSILTALVLIISIFLYMNKDKFVYVGSVDIIEVDCSKKLQILSEVLESDQRIRKANEPIKYAKEDHRNQELVISIIEKCGMPTLKEVGQRRMDAIWLGLQHSTEEIRKKYFPQIEKAVENGDLSKGQYALMKDRMLMDEGKPQIYGSQIKNGKLYTLENPETVNERRKEMGMEPIEDYLKYFNIQFNPN, from the coding sequence ATGAAGATAAAAAAAATATTATTCAGCATATTAACCGCTCTTGTTTTAATAATATCAATATTCCTTTATATGAATAAGGATAAATTTGTCTATGTAGGTTCAGTAGATATTATTGAAGTCGATTGCAGCAAAAAACTTCAAATCTTGAGCGAAGTTTTAGAAAGTGACCAAAGGATTAGAAAAGCAAATGAACCCATCAAATACGCTAAAGAAGATCATAGGAATCAAGAATTAGTGATTAGCATTATTGAAAAGTGTGGTATGCCAACATTAAAGGAGGTGGGTCAACGACGAATGGATGCAATATGGTTGGGACTGCAACATAGTACTGAAGAAATCAGAAAAAAGTATTTTCCACAAATAGAGAAAGCGGTTGAAAATGGAGACTTATCTAAAGGACAATACGCATTGATGAAAGATAGGATGTTAATGGACGAAGGAAAACCCCAAATATATGGTTCACAAATAAAAAATGGTAAATTGTATACATTAGAAAATCCTGAAACTGTGAACGAAAGAAGAAAAGAAATGGGAATGGAACCAATAGAGGATTATTTAAAGTATTTCAATATTCAGTTCAATCCGAATTAA
- a CDS encoding GLPGLI family protein: MKYILIFLGISTFCFSQKISFIYETKYKLNSEKPDDVNSENMILDLKNNSSIFRDSLDKKNDSIKLNHGNGRYNMGVENHFYVKKNLAQKRIEKVITYLGTDYLLPVEEILNWNITSEQKLIGKYKSQKAETNYGGRNWIAWFTTELPFSDGPYIFNGLPGLIVSIKDSNNDYSFNLIEVKKGGNIFDARTKTVKIDWKKYETLAKSYFNDPFNINSKGWKTATFTDPKGNTVDISVKNKEIQNSILQENNPIELNHKINYK; encoded by the coding sequence ATGAAATACATATTAATCTTTCTTGGAATTTCTACCTTTTGCTTCTCGCAAAAAATTAGTTTCATTTATGAAACTAAATACAAATTGAATTCAGAAAAACCTGATGATGTTAATTCCGAGAATATGATTTTGGATTTAAAAAATAATAGTTCAATTTTTAGAGATTCACTAGACAAAAAAAACGATTCTATAAAGTTGAATCATGGAAACGGAAGGTATAATATGGGTGTTGAAAACCACTTCTATGTCAAAAAGAATCTTGCTCAAAAAAGAATTGAAAAAGTAATAACTTATTTGGGAACAGATTACCTTCTTCCGGTTGAGGAAATATTAAATTGGAATATTACTTCGGAACAAAAACTCATTGGAAAATATAAATCTCAAAAAGCAGAAACCAATTATGGAGGAAGAAACTGGATTGCCTGGTTTACTACAGAATTACCTTTTAGTGATGGCCCCTATATTTTCAATGGTTTACCAGGGTTGATTGTTTCTATTAAAGATTCAAACAACGACTATTCATTTAATTTGATAGAAGTAAAAAAAGGTGGGAATATTTTTGACGCACGAACAAAAACAGTAAAAATTGATTGGAAAAAATATGAAACACTTGCAAAATCATATTTTAATGATCCATTTAATATAAATTCAAAAGGTTGGAAGACAGCTACATTTACCGACCCGAAAGGTAATACAGTGGATATTTCTGTAAAAAATAAAGAAATACAGAATAGTATTTTGCAAGAAAATAATCCTATTGAGTTAAATCATAAAATAAATTACAAATAA